The DNA window TGACCTTACCCGCTGCTCCGAGGTCGGTCATATTGCCCGCACGTTGCAGGCCGCTCTCGACGATTGGGAGCACGTGGCGCCCAGACTTGTGCGCGTCGCCCAAGGCATCGAGACGGGCGCGCAGCCGACGATCCGGTTTCACGAACATGACGCCGCGTCGCCTTTGCCGCGGGCCTATCAGTGGGCCGACGGCTCGGCCTACGTCAACCATGTCGAACTGGTGCGCAAGGCGCGCAACGCTGAGATGCCGGCCAGCTTTTGGGTCGATCCGTTGATGTACCAAGGGGGATCGGACGGTTTCCTTGGCCCCCGCGATCCGATCGCGATGGCTGACGAGGCTTATGGGATCGACATGGAAGGCGAGGTCGCCGTCGTCGTGGGCGATGTTGCCATGGGTTCCAGTCTAGAGGCTGCCCGCAGCGCCATACGCCTGGTGATGCTCGTCAACGACGTGTCGCTGCGCGCGCTCATACCGGAGGAACTGGCAAAGGGATTTGGTTTCTTCCAGTCCAAGCCCGCATCGGCATTTTCTCCAGTCGCGGTGACGCCGGACGAACTTGGAGAGGCGTGGGACGGCGCCAAGGTGCATCTTCCACTGCTTGTGAGCTTGAACGGCAAGGCATTCGGCAAGGCGAACGCCGGCGTCGACATGACGTTTGATTTTGGCCAACTGATCGCCCACTCCGCCAAAACCCGCAATCTCGTGGCCGGCACGATCATCGGCTCAGGAACAGTCTCCAACAAGCTGGACGGGGGGCCAGGCAAGCCGGTGGAACATGGAGGAGACGGCTATTCCTGCATTGCCGAGATACGGATGATCGAGACCATCGAAACCGGATCGCCGAAGAGCCCATTCCTGCGGTTCGGGGATCAGGTCCGTATCGAAATGAAGGACCAGGCTGGGCATTCGATCTTCGGGGCGATCGAACAGACTGTCGAAAGATATGGAGAATTGAAGTCGCCATGAGTGAGGTCATTCTCTACGATTACTGGAGATCATCGGCGAGCTATCGCGTCCGCATTGCGCTCAATATGCTTGAAATTGGCTACAAAGCCGTGCCGATCAACTTGCTGGAAGGCAAGCAGAGGAGCCCGGACTATCTAGCGCTCAATCCGCAGGGGTTCGTGCCGACATTGGTGATCGATGGAAGGGTGCTGACACAGTCGCTGGCAATCATCGAATATCTGGCCGAGCTTCGGCCGGAATGCGGATTGATGCCACCGAATATTGCAGACCGGCAACAGGTGCGTGCACTGGCATACGCGATCGCTATGGACATCCATCCCATCTGCAACATGCATGTCACGGCGCATGTCATGACCATAGTGGGCAAAGCTGAGGTCCGCGAAGAATGGATGACGCACTTCATTGCGGACGGCCTTGGCAAACTGGAAGCAATGCTCTCCGAATCCGATGGAGAATTCAGCTTTGGAGATCAGCCGACGATTGCGGACCTCTGTCTTGTGCCGCAGGTCTATAATGCCCGCCGCTGGGGCGTGGACGTGACGGGTTTCGAGCGCATCGTCGATATCGATGGCAGATGCGCCACACTGCCCGCCTTTCAGGCGGCGCATCCGGATCGCGCGAAACCGTAACGAAAGACCCGGCCATGAGGAAATCCGAGGCTGCCGCGGATCCCATCCGTGCGGAGCCTCTCCCTCGCCAGTGCGACCTGAACGCGGTATTCTGCGGTTGACGGGAGAAAACAGTAAAAGTCGGGGGCACTATGCATAAACTTGTTCTGGTAGCCGCATTCGCATCTTTCATCGCGGGTCCGGCGTGGGCCGTCGAATGTACTCCGATCACAAAGAAACAGGTGGAAGGGCTCTTCGACCGGTGGAATGCGTCGCTGGCAACGCTCGATCCCCAGAAGGTCGTCGAGAACTACGCCCCCGACGCGGTTCTCCTGCCGACGTTATCGAACAAGCCGCGCGTGACGCAGGAAGAGCGCAAGGCCTATTTCAAGGACTTCCTAAAGAAGAAGCCGCAAGGCAAGATCGACAGCCGGACCATCAGGATCGGTTGCAATAAGGTCACCGACACCGGCCTCTATACGTTTACGATGGCCGATGGAACGAAAGTGCCGGCCCGCTACACTTTCACCTACGAAGTCGAACATGGAAAGTGGCTGATTGCGTCGCATCACTCCTCGGCGATGCCGGAACACAAGAACTGACGTGCTAACCGTGGAAGACCGCTGCTGATCGTGCTCGACCTTGCTCGCCGGCAAGCCTGCAACTGTTCATCTGGATTTTTCGCGGCCGTGATACTCCAAAAAGTTAACGGCCCTTGCGACGCTCGGTGACGGGCTTTGTCCTTGCCGCGGCGATGTTCGCGCGACCCCGCAAACCGGGAATAAGCGTAAAAACGGCGTCGGACTTGGCCGCTTCTTCGGGGTAGTGGGCGTGATAAGGCAAGACGATGCTGTTGGCGGTCTGAATCGCCACGAGCCCGAATTGCACGAGAAGGTCGGCGAATAGGGTCGCGTCACGGGCCCAGCTTTCATCCTTGAATGCCAGGATTTCCTTGCTTGATCCGATCATGGAATCGAGCCGGTTGCGAACATTGACCTTAGGAACACTCGCGGATGGGCCTTCGAAGAGGACAATCGCTGCGCGCGACAGGCCGCGATATTGTCGTTCGTATGCGCCATACATTTGTTCGAAGCAGGCTTCGCTGTAGCTGTCGATTGTTTTCTCAAGCGTCTCAGGAGTGACGGGCTCGTCGAGATGAGCATCGAAATGCAATTCAAGCCGACGCAAGGCATCGCGCGGGCCAGAGCGACAGTCTTTAACAATGGCGTCGAGTGCCGGCTCCGGATCGGTCTTGAATGCCGTGGCCAAATCAATCTGCGCAGCTTTTGCCCGCAGTCGAATGACATCCTTCAGTTCCTCTTCCGTCCAGCTGAGCCGGACGCGGCCATTTGGGGGCAGGTTGACGAATTCGTCGACTCTTCGCAATGCCCGAAAGACGTTCGGCTTCATCAAGACGATGCATTTGAAATTCGTAAGCCGAGTTTGCAGCTCGTGGGCAGCAATGGCCAAGGCGGCGACGAGGTTTTCGTTGAGGCCTTCATCAGCCGCAAATACCGATTCAGGATCGTCAACGACGATCCGGAAATCAATGGATTTCGACAGGCGCTCAACAATCGAGAACGCCTTGGTGTATTCATCCCTCGGCACAAGCCTCAAACCAGTGTCTTGCTGCTGGCGGTTTCGAAAGCTGATCCCAAAGCCGAGAATAGTGATGCCACCAAGGTTGCCGAAGGCGTCTTTCAATCGCTTCCAAAGCTTCGTGACCAGCACCTGAGCTTCCTGATGGAGATCATCGGGAACCTTTTTGGCGAGTTTCTTATCTGTCTTCAGCTTCTCGACCAGGGTGTTCAACGCCTGCATCACCAGTTCTGAGCGGATGTCCTCCACAAACTGAAGCGTCGGTCGCGACCCTTCGATGTTCAGCGGTTCTTGTGTGCCGGCACTGATCGCTTGCACGAAATCGACGTCACGTCCGGCGCTCAGGCTCTTGAAGCAGGCGGTTTTGCCAACACCCTTCAAACCAACAGCCAGGAAGGCGCGATCCGCAGTTGTTGCCAGCCGCTTCATGGCTTGGGTCTCGACACGATAGAGATCCAAGTTTGGGTCGGTGCGCGCATCCGATTCCTGCACATAGGATATGAATTGCTCCCGGCTCATGGACGAACCTCCGTCGGAATCATCATGCGTCTGGTAACGAGCGAAAACCCAAAATGGCGGCGGACACCGCCGAGAGCGCAGAGCTGAAGAAAATGCAGTTCGCTAACGTCTGGCCCCATTGCCTGGTAAACGTCGCGCAGGGTCGGCAAGACAATGGCATCCTGGCGCAGCATGTCGTGAACCGCCCGCAAGTAGTTGGCGCGGTTAAAACCGGATTCTTCCAATTTAGCGATGGCCCGTTGATTGATCACCACCTCCGCACCTTCGGGCGACGGTTCTGAATCCAATATGCTTTCGTAGAGCTCGTCGCCGTTGACCCGGAGTAGACCAATCAAATGGATCAGGGACACGTAGGGCACGATCGAAGACACTTGCATGACGTGCTTTTCTTCGAGGCGATTATACGTGAATTCTGCGGGCGCGGCCTCATGCACCTTGGCCGCAAGGTCGCCATAGGTGGAAAATTGTCCATTTACGGACTCACGGGCGACAACGTATAGTCGGCCCTCAATCGACATGTTGGAACGCTTCGAACGGGATTGTCATGGGATAATCTCAATAAGAATAAGGATAGCGTACAACCATAGCAAGTATAATGGAAACTCGGTTTGAAACAATACGTTTTTTAAGAAATAATGCCGCTCATTGCACTGCAACGTTTTCGTCTGCGTGCTGTCGTAATTCAGGCGTCCAACGATGACGCACCGGACGAAACTATAAAGCGTCCCGCAGCGTTGGCGCAGCTCACCCGGCAGCCCGGATAAGAGTGAGGTCCGGTCTACGGCAAGGCAAAACGGCCAGCCATTTGCACTAAGGTCAGGTGCCGGCAAAGCGGCTTCTTTTTTCAGATGGCTGTAAAGCCGTTATCCACGAACAGATGCGCACCGTTGACGAAACGAGAGTCATCGCTTGCGAGGTAAAGCGCTGCCCGCGCCACATCTTCAGGTTCGCCGATGCGGCCCTGCTGGGCGGCAATCGCCGCATCCGACACGTCAACGCCGAGCGCTTGAAGCTCGTTCACCTCGCGTAATCCATGCGGCGTGCGAATGAAGCCGGGGCAGACGGCGTTGCAGCGGATATTGCGGTCTCGAAATTCGACACCGATGGCGCGTGCAAACATATGAACCGCGCCCTTGGTAGTGTCGTAAAGCACTTCCATCGGCGTCGCCGCCACGGCTGATATCGATGACGTGCATATGATGGAGCCGCCGCCTGCCGCGATCATCCGCGGAAGCACCGCGCGGGTCATCAGGAACATTGAGCGGACATTGACCGCGTGCAGCCAGTCCCATTCCGCAAGCGTCGTCTCCAGGAACGGTTTGATGACGATCGTTCCTGCGTGATTGAAGAGCACGGTGACCGGCCCGAACTTGTCCTCGACCCCTTTCACCGCGGTGGCAACCGCGGTTTCGTCGGAAACATCTGCGACCCAATAGTCCGCAAAGCCACCGGCGTCGCGAATTGCTTTTGTGGTTTCAGCGGCGGCGTCGCCGTTTCGGTCGATGATTGCGACCTGCGCGCCTTCGGCGGCAAAGAGCCGGGAGGACGCTCCTCCCATCCCCGTCGCGCCCCCGGAGATGATTGCGATCTTGCCCTTTAGCCGGTCAGCCATGTCGTTGCCTCGCCCCAGTTGAATTTCGCCGATGCTGCCGTCGATACGGCAGCATCGATGTTATCGCTAATCCACGGCGGATTGGTAGCGTCGGCCGCGACTTTCTTTTTCCCGTGAGGTCCGTGACGCTGCGATGGCTGATCAAATGTTTCTTGCGGCATCGGCCGTTAGCGCGGTCTCTGGCGTGCCGGAAACGATGATCTCCAAGACCTCGTGCTCATCGGTGTTCTTGACGTAGCGATCACCGACATATTCGCCGCGCTTCAAGACCATGACGCGATCGCCGACGGCAAAAATATCGACCAGGCGGTGCGAGATGATGATCTGGGCGACGCCTTGTTTCTTGAGTTCCAGCATGGTTTCAAGCAGCCGTTCCGTCGCCATCACGGAAAGGTTGGCGGTCGGCTCATCGAGAATCACAACGCGCGGCTCAAACGAGATCGCCCGGGCAATCGCCACCGATTGCTGGCGCCCGCCCGACAGGCTCTCCACTTTTTGATAGACGGAGTTCACGTCGACTTTGAGCCGCTTCAGCACGCTGTCGGCATCCGCATACATCTTCCTGCGATTGACGAAGAGACCTTTGAGCGGCCAGCGGCCAAGGAATATGTTCTGGCCGACGTCCATGTTCCCGCAAAGCGCGAAGTCCTGGTAGATCATTTCGATGCCGACATCGCGGCTCTCATGCGGGCTCTTGAAGTGTACCGTTTGCCCGGCAACAAGGATTTCGCCGGCATCCCGTTGATAGGCGCCGGTCAGGATCTTCATCAGCGTCGACTTGCCGGCCGAATTGTCGCCGACGAGGCCGAGAATTTCTCCGGGATAGAGTACAAGGTCGACTTTGCGAAGCGCCTGCACGGCGCCGAAGGCTTTCTCAATGCCCCGCATTTCCACAATCGGCTGTAGTGGCGTCGCGTCAGCCATGGATGCCTTCTCCTGTTCTCGCGCCTCTCGCGATGCGCTCTCGCAGGCGTCCGAAGATATTTGCCTGGCGCACCCATATATCGATCAGCACCGCGACAATGAGGATGACGCCGATGAAGACATTGATCCAGTGCTGCGGCATGGTGAACCCCTGAACGTTGAGTTGAAGGAGTGCCCGGACGAGTGTGATGACGGCCGCGCCGGCAAGCGAGCCGATCATCGTGCCATAACCGCCAAAAATCGATCCGCCGCCGATGATCACCGAGGCTATGGCATCAAGCTCGCGGAACTGGCCTGCGACGGGGTTGAAGCTACGAAAATACGCGACATTGATGATCCCGGCCATGGTTGCGCAGACCGCTGAAAGCATGAGTGAGATGAAGCGCACGCGGTTCGTGTTGATGCCGGCATAGGCAGCGGCACGGAGTTTGCCGCCGGCGGCGCAGACCTTGAGCCCGAATGGTGTGTAGGCAAGCACGATGCCGGCGATGATGGCGACGAAAAACATCCAGATCGTCTGGACGCTGACAACCTCAGCCACCGTGCGCATGACCCCCGGCGGCAACTCAAGGCCGAAATGGAGGAATACGTCATCCATCTTGCGGCCGAGAAGGTTGTAACCCTCGGACCAGCCCGTCAGTTGCTGTCCTGCGACGAACCAGGCGGCCAGACCGCGCGCGATGTAGAACATCCCGAGCGTGGCGATGAAGGCAGGCAGTTTGAAGCCGACCGTGACGGCCGCGTTGACCAATCCGGCGGCTGACCCAGCGAGCAGGCCCATCGCTATGGCAGTGAGCGGCTCGGCGCCCAGCACCTTCAGGAAATAGGCCGCGGTGCTGCCTGCAAGCGCAAGCACCGAACCTACGGAGAGATCGATATCGCCGGCGGCGATGACATAGGTCATCCCGACTGCGATGATTGCCAGTTCCGTGTAATTGAGCAGGATGGCGAAGGTGTTGGACAGGTTCCACCAGTAGTCGGGCCTGAGCGCAAGGCCCGTCAGCCACAACACGGCTGTCAGGATGATGGCGAGTGCATCGCGCCGGGCAAGAAACTTGCCGAGCCCGGTGGCCGACAGCGCTGTGTCGGTCGCCATAGCGCCCTTGGTCTGGACGCCCTCCAGGGCCACGCCGCCCGTGTCAGGGGCCGGCGGCGGTGGCCGGCGGCGGAGCCACGCCCAGAATCGGGCAGCCGCCTGGCGCCGAATGAGGAAAGGTTCGATAAGCACGGCAATGACAAGAAGTAGACCGAGGAAGACCAGCACGGCGCCTGCGGGCAGCGTGAACTTGGCGCCGACTGCAATTTTTTCGCCGTCGATAACGACGGTGCGCGTGATCGGCCAGCCTTCGCGCAATACCTTGTCGATCAGCACGACGACAGCAGTGCCAAGACACGATCCGATCACCCGTCCGCGCCCGCCGAGGATCGATGCTCCGCCAATAATGACGGACGCAATAACGGTGAGCTCCCAGCCTACGCCGTAAAGAGGGGTCACGCCCTTGTCCTGCGCGGCCGACAGAAGAGCAGCAAGGGTCGCGCAAAGCGATGAGAGCAGATAGGCGCGAATGCGCACCCAACGCGTGTTGATGCCGGCATAGGCCGCCGCCTGCTCGTTTCCCCCGGTGGCGAAGGTTTCGTAACCCCAGCGAGTCTGTGCGAGCACATGGGCCCCGACGACGGCAATAAGGAAGAAGATCGCAATCTGGTTGTTGAAGCCGAGAGCATTCGTCTCACCGAGACGAAAGAACGGCGAATTTTCGTTTGCCTTGTCGGAGTAGTAGATTGCCTGACCCTGCGTGAATGCGAGCACGAAGCCGCGACCGATAAAAAGCATCGTCAGCGTCGCTATGAATGCAGGGACCTTCAGGATCGTGACAAGCACGCCGTTGAGCAGGCCGATCGCCGTGCCTAAAAGCATGCACAGGATCACGGACGTGACGATATCGAAGTCCAGGAAGCTCGGCGCAAAAAGCCTGGCAAAGACCACAGCGACCAGGCCGTAAGTTGAACCAACGGAAAGATCGAGATCTTTGTTGGCGATAACAAACGTCATTCCGACCGCGATGATCCCTACACGGGATGTATCGCGCAGAAGCGCATGGAGAGCCTCCGTCGATCCGAAAAACGTCGGGTTGACGATGATGCCCCCAAGATAGAGCAACGCAAGGAAGATCAGGAGCCCGGCCTCCCAGCCGCCGACGAGCTGAGGTGGCGCACGGCCTAGCGATGTCATCTTGGTGAGCCCCATGGTTTCTACCGACCAATCCCTGCTGCCGCGATGCAGGAGGGTTTGTGCCCTCCCACATCAATCCAGATAAAGCGCGCGCTTAGTTTTCGAAGCGCTTGCCAACCTTTGCGACAGTATCCTTCGTCACGAGCTGGGCGCGCGTGTCGAGATTGGCGGCGGAAATGCCGCGATCGATTTGCAGATAGAGCTGCATGACGGGCCAGAAGCCCTGCAGGAACGGCTGCTGCCCCAGCGAGCCCGTCAGATTTCCAGCGGCAATACCTTCCTGCTGCGCCGGGCCGAGATCGAAACCAAAAGCGCAGAACTTGTTGGTCAACCCCATCTGGGCCACTGCCTTGACGAGCGGGGGCGTGAAGACGTTGTTGGCGGTAAAGGCGCCGACCACGTCACCGCGGGACTCGAAAAGCGAAACAAGCGCGTTGACCGGATCGTTCGCATTGGTGTCGATGCCGACATTCTCCGGACCGGCGTCGACCTTGAAGGCGTCGAGCTTGCCGGCGTCCTTCAGCGTCTTGACGATTGCGTTGAAAGCGGCCGTCACGCGGTTGTTCACCTCAACATTACCCATCGCCGTCGAGGATGGCAGGACAATCGAGCCGCTGGTCTTACCACTTTTGAGCACGCAATTTGCGAGCGCCTCGCCGCCGATCGCCGCTGCTGACGCATCCTGACCTGTATGGCTTATGCTGCTACGGTGCAGAAGGGTCGGATCGTACGAATTGGTCGTGGCTATCGGGATGCCAGCCGCCTCGGCGGCCTTGACGATATCATTGTAGGCGCCGACCTGCGGCGTCGTCATGATAATCCCGTCAATGGTTGGGTCCTGAACGATCTGGTTCAGGATCTCGATCTCGCGGGCCGGATCGTCCACAGGCGATTCCGAACCGAGCAGCAATATTTTGGCACCGATCATGTTGGCGGCGACGGTTGCGCCGACATAGACAGGGTCAAAAAAGCCATTGCCTGCCGTGTGCGTCACAATTGCGAAGGTCAAATGACCATCAGCCGAGTGGAAATTCTTCGTACCGGGGGCTTCCTTGGCGGCTTCGGCGAAATTGTAGCCGCCAACCGCTTTCTCCACACTGCCCGACTGCGCAAATGCATGCAAAATGCCGAGCGACAGTACCGCGGTCGATGCCGCGTACAGCAAAATCCGCTTCATGATTGGTCCTCCCATGAACCCAAGGGAGGAGAGCCGTTCGAGCGCAATTTATCGAGAGTGGGGCCGAAGGCTTCCTCCCTAACTTGCTAATATTCTGCGCAATTCTGATCCAAGTAAACGGTGAACTCATCGTATTGGCGAATTTGTTCGCCCTGGAAACACCCGATGATCGCTTTTTCGTGACAGTCGCTGGATGACGGCCACGACATCAGGTAAGCGGCGACAATCCTACGAGAGCATTAGCCTACGAGAGAATTGGCGATGGCACGCCCGTCTACGGATTGAAAGCAAGCCGCTTGCCGCTTGCCTTGTCGAACAGAAGCACGCTGCCCGCATCGATCGCGATACCGACCGTGTCGCCGAAGCGGATGTCGAGCCGCTCGCGGAAGAGGCAGGATATCTGCTCGCCGTCGCAATCGAGCTTGGCGTAAATCTCCGAACCTGTGCCCTCGACAACCTCGACCCGTCCCGAAATGCTTCCCGCTTCCGCGCGAATATGTTCGGGGCGGATGCCGTAGACCAGCGGGCGTCCGCCATGCTGCGAGACAGGTAGTCCCTCCGGCAGCGGCAGGACGAGGCCTTTGTCGCTGCGAAATACGCCTTCTTCGATTCTGCCGTCGATGAAGTTCATCGCGGGAGAGCCGATGAAACCGGCGACGAAAAGATTGGCCGGGCGATCATAGAGATCGAGCGGCGCGCCGATCTGCTCGATCAGGCCGCCATGCAGAACGACGATCTTATCGGCCATCGTCATGGCTTCGACCTGGTCATGGGTCACGTAGATCGTCGTCGTACCGACGCGCTGATGCATGGATTTGATCTCGGCCCGCATCTGGACGCGAAGCTTCGCGTCGAGGTTGGACAGCGGTTCGTCGAACAGGAAGACTTGCGGATCGCGCACCAGTGCGCGGCCCATGGCGACGCGTTGGCGTTGTCCGCCGGAGAGCTGGCGCGGCAGGCGGTCGAGCAGCGTTTCGAGACCGAGAATGGCCGCCGCCTTCTCCACTTTTGCCGAAATTTCCGAGGGATTGGCTTTTTTCAGTTTCAGCGCAAAGCCCAGATTTTCGGCGACGGTCATATGCGGATAGAGGGCGTAATTCTGGAACACCATGGCGATGTCGCGATCACGCGCTGGCAGGTTGCTGACCTCGCGAGCGCCGATGCGGATCTCGCCGTCGCTGACCTCCTCCAGGCCGGCAATCATGCGCAGCAATGTGGATTTGCCGCAGCCCGACGGGCCGACGAGGACCACGAACTCACCATCGGCGATGTCGACGCTGATATCATGGATAACCTTGACCTGGCCGAAGCGTTTCTCGATGTTCTGGATGTTCACGGGTGCCATGATTGGATCCTGTTCGAAAGAGGTTGAGGCTTTGCAATCAGCCGCCCTTGACGGCGCCGGCGGTCAGGCCGGCCACGATCTGCTTCTGGGCAAATATCGTCAGAACCAGCACTGGCAGCGTCACGATCAATGCTGCCGCGGCAAGCGGCCCCCAGCTCACCTGCTCGAAGGACAGCATATTGTAGACGGCGACCGGCAGGGTGCGCGTCTCGCGGCTGGCAAGCACGATGCCGAAGACGAAATTGTTCCATGAGAAGATGACCGAAAGAATGAAGGCAACGACGATCCCCGGCCTGGCCATCGGCAGGGCCACCAGCCGGAAGACCTGCCACGGTGTTGCGCCGTCGATGCTGGCCGCCTCTTCCAGCTCCATCGGTGTCGTCTCGAAGTAGCCGATCATGATCCACACGACGATCGGAACCGTCACGACGAGATGGATGATAATTTGCGGCCAGAGCGTTCCCAGGAGATTCAGCCACTGGAAGAGCAGAAACAGCGGGATGAGGAAGGAAAGCCCTGGCGTCATGCGCGCGATCATGATGACGACCGCCGACTTCTCGGCCTTCAGCCGCGCGATGCCATAGCCGGCCGGAACGCCGATCAGCAGGGCGAGTAAGGTCGCGGATCCCGTCACCAGGATCGAGTTCCAGAAATAGAGGAAGAAATTATTCTCTTCGAAAACCTTAACGTAATTCGACCAAGCGAAACGCTCTGGGACGAAGATCGGCGGGTAGGCGCCGTTGTCGATCTCGTATTTCAACGACAGCGAGATCATCCACAGGAAGAAGAGGATGACCGGCGAAATCATCACCAGCGCCACGAAAAGGAGACCAATGCGATCGAGCGTCTTGCGTTTCATCACCGTGTCTCCGTATCCGACCAGTTCGCGCGCTGTCTCGCCATCAGGAGGACGAAGGAGAGCGCGACGATGAGGATGAAGAAGATGACCGCCATGGCCGAGCCGTAGCCGATGTCATAGTAGGAAAAGGCGGTGTTGTAGAGATAGATGTTGATCGTCTCGGAGGCCGTTCCCGGCCCGCCCTGCGTCATCGCATAGATGATGTCGAAGCTCTTGACCGCGTCGATGCTGCGAATGATGACGGCGATCATGAGGAAGGGCGCGATCATCGGCAGGGTGAGATAGCGAAACTTCTGCCAGGCATTGGCGCCATCGATCTCGGCACTTTCATAGGGTTCGCGCGGAACGGCGGCCAATCCGCCGAGCACGATCAGCATGACGAGCGGCGTCCATTGCCAGGTTTCGACCAGGACCAGCGACGGGATGACGCTGAATTGATTATAAATCCATTCCTGCGGACCGATGCCGACAAAGGACAAGAGATAGTTGAGTACCCCGAGCTGCGGATGGAACATCATGGTCCAGACGAGCGCGATGGCGACCGGCGTTGCCATCATCGGCATGACGAAAATGCCGCGCAGGAAGCCACGCAGGGGGAATTGTGCGTCGAATATCAGGGCGGCGAGTGTGCCTAAGAAAACCGGCGCGATGACGGAGAGCCCTGTATAGAGAACCGTGTGCCAAAGAGCCTCCCAAAAGCGGGCGTCAGTCGCCAGGCGGACGTAGTTGGCAAAGCCTGCAAAGGTTTGGGATTGCCCGAGCGTCCAGCTATTGACGCTCATCCATAAGGTGAAGGCCCACGGAAAAACGATAACTGCGGCAATGACCACAAGGGCCGGAATGACGAAGGGCCAATAGTTGGGAGCAAGCCGACTTTTCGGCTTGCTCCCATTCTTGACGCTGCTCGCCGTGGTATTTTCGATGTGCGCGGACACCATCACCCCTCGCTTCGGGCCAGCACCGGCTCGAACTGCGCAGTCGCGGTCTTCAGCTCACTTGCGGGGTCCGCACCGCCGATCATGTTGGTAAGCGCCACGCCGTAGATATCGCGGAACTCGGTGACCGGGATGATGACCGGCAGACCGAGCGCGGAGACCTTGCCGGAGCCGACAACGGCGTCGAGCCAGGCGCTCGGCATGGAAACGCCTTCACGCACCTTCTGATCCTCAAGGACCGACTGACGGAATGGCACGCCGGCGCCGGCCTGCAGCAGCCGCGCACCCATATCATGCGAGACCACCCATTGGCAGAAGAGATAGGCGGCTTCCTTTTTCTGGCTCGCCGCCGTCACGCCGATACCGTCGCCGAAGGTGGCTGCCGCCTGTCCGGCAGGCCCCTTGGGAATGACGCTATAGCCCACCTGACCGACAACGCGGGATTTTTCCGGGTTTTCGATCGGCGGTGCAAAGCCGACGCCATCGAACCACATGCCGATCTTGCCCTGCAGGAACGCGGATTGAGACTCGGCCCAGTTGAAGCCGGAGACGCCCGGAGGTGCGGCCTTGGTCATCAGACG is part of the Rhizobium jaguaris genome and encodes:
- a CDS encoding ABC transporter permease, giving the protein MGLTKMTSLGRAPPQLVGGWEAGLLIFLALLYLGGIIVNPTFFGSTEALHALLRDTSRVGIIAVGMTFVIANKDLDLSVGSTYGLVAVVFARLFAPSFLDFDIVTSVILCMLLGTAIGLLNGVLVTILKVPAFIATLTMLFIGRGFVLAFTQGQAIYYSDKANENSPFFRLGETNALGFNNQIAIFFLIAVVGAHVLAQTRWGYETFATGGNEQAAAYAGINTRWVRIRAYLLSSLCATLAALLSAAQDKGVTPLYGVGWELTVIASVIIGGASILGGRGRVIGSCLGTAVVVLIDKVLREGWPITRTVVIDGEKIAVGAKFTLPAGAVLVFLGLLLVIAVLIEPFLIRRQAAARFWAWLRRRPPPPAPDTGGVALEGVQTKGAMATDTALSATGLGKFLARRDALAIILTAVLWLTGLALRPDYWWNLSNTFAILLNYTELAIIAVGMTYVIAAGDIDLSVGSVLALAGSTAAYFLKVLGAEPLTAIAMGLLAGSAAGLVNAAVTVGFKLPAFIATLGMFYIARGLAAWFVAGQQLTGWSEGYNLLGRKMDDVFLHFGLELPPGVMRTVAEVVSVQTIWMFFVAIIAGIVLAYTPFGLKVCAAGGKLRAAAYAGINTNRVRFISLMLSAVCATMAGIINVAYFRSFNPVAGQFRELDAIASVIIGGGSIFGGYGTMIGSLAGAAVITLVRALLQLNVQGFTMPQHWINVFIGVILIVAVLIDIWVRQANIFGRLRERIARGARTGEGIHG
- a CDS encoding substrate-binding domain-containing protein, which translates into the protein MKRILLYAASTAVLSLGILHAFAQSGSVEKAVGGYNFAEAAKEAPGTKNFHSADGHLTFAIVTHTAGNGFFDPVYVGATVAANMIGAKILLLGSESPVDDPAREIEILNQIVQDPTIDGIIMTTPQVGAYNDIVKAAEAAGIPIATTNSYDPTLLHRSSISHTGQDASAAAIGGEALANCVLKSGKTSGSIVLPSSTAMGNVEVNNRVTAAFNAIVKTLKDAGKLDAFKVDAGPENVGIDTNANDPVNALVSLFESRGDVVGAFTANNVFTPPLVKAVAQMGLTNKFCAFGFDLGPAQQEGIAAGNLTGSLGQQPFLQGFWPVMQLYLQIDRGISAANLDTRAQLVTKDTVAKVGKRFEN
- a CDS encoding ABC transporter ATP-binding protein, with amino-acid sequence MAPVNIQNIEKRFGQVKVIHDISVDIADGEFVVLVGPSGCGKSTLLRMIAGLEEVSDGEIRIGAREVSNLPARDRDIAMVFQNYALYPHMTVAENLGFALKLKKANPSEISAKVEKAAAILGLETLLDRLPRQLSGGQRQRVAMGRALVRDPQVFLFDEPLSNLDAKLRVQMRAEIKSMHQRVGTTTIYVTHDQVEAMTMADKIVVLHGGLIEQIGAPLDLYDRPANLFVAGFIGSPAMNFIDGRIEEGVFRSDKGLVLPLPEGLPVSQHGGRPLVYGIRPEHIRAEAGSISGRVEVVEGTGSEIYAKLDCDGEQISCLFRERLDIRFGDTVGIAIDAGSVLLFDKASGKRLAFNP
- a CDS encoding carbohydrate ABC transporter permease codes for the protein MKRKTLDRIGLLFVALVMISPVILFFLWMISLSLKYEIDNGAYPPIFVPERFAWSNYVKVFEENNFFLYFWNSILVTGSATLLALLIGVPAGYGIARLKAEKSAVVIMIARMTPGLSFLIPLFLLFQWLNLLGTLWPQIIIHLVVTVPIVVWIMIGYFETTPMELEEAASIDGATPWQVFRLVALPMARPGIVVAFILSVIFSWNNFVFGIVLASRETRTLPVAVYNMLSFEQVSWGPLAAAALIVTLPVLVLTIFAQKQIVAGLTAGAVKGG
- a CDS encoding carbohydrate ABC transporter permease, whose amino-acid sequence is MVSAHIENTTASSVKNGSKPKSRLAPNYWPFVIPALVVIAAVIVFPWAFTLWMSVNSWTLGQSQTFAGFANYVRLATDARFWEALWHTVLYTGLSVIAPVFLGTLAALIFDAQFPLRGFLRGIFVMPMMATPVAIALVWTMMFHPQLGVLNYLLSFVGIGPQEWIYNQFSVIPSLVLVETWQWTPLVMLIVLGGLAAVPREPYESAEIDGANAWQKFRYLTLPMIAPFLMIAVIIRSIDAVKSFDIIYAMTQGGPGTASETINIYLYNTAFSYYDIGYGSAMAVIFFILIVALSFVLLMARQRANWSDTETR